In one window of Meiothermus sp. DNA:
- a CDS encoding MOSC domain-containing protein, with amino-acid sequence MNRVLSLHAGQGTTLPKPPIPHAVLVAGKGVEGDRHFGKHPDRAVLIAGRATYDRAARAGILLPSGALGENILVDFDPHRLEPGAHLQIGTALLELTTVCTVCSSLSVFDLRLPKVLLGQRGLYARVLEGGVVQVGNGVQILSRQPA; translated from the coding sequence ATGAATAGGGTCTTGTCCCTGCACGCCGGGCAGGGCACCACCCTGCCCAAACCCCCCATCCCTCATGCAGTGCTGGTGGCTGGCAAAGGCGTGGAAGGGGATCGGCATTTCGGTAAGCACCCCGACCGTGCGGTGCTAATTGCAGGGCGTGCAACCTATGACCGGGCCGCTCGAGCGGGCATCCTGCTACCTTCTGGGGCGCTGGGCGAGAACATTCTGGTGGATTTTGACCCCCACCGGTTGGAGCCTGGGGCCCACCTTCAGATCGGAACGGCATTGCTGGAACTAACCACCGTCTGCACGGTATGCAGCTCTCTCTCGGTGTTCGACCTGCGCTTGCCCAAAGTGCTTCTGGGTCAGCGCGGCCTCTACGCCAGGGTGCTCGAGGGTGGCGTGGTTCAGGTCGGCAATGGGGTGCAGATTCTCTCAAGGCAACCTGCATAG
- a CDS encoding bifunctional UDP-sugar hydrolase/5'-nucleotidase: MRRRDVLKAGLVGGAALAGLTRAQGGNFTMTIVHINDTHARLEPTGGLTLGGQQNQRLGGFARVISLFDRLRGTATNPLFLHAGDVFQGTLYFNQYQGLADRYFLHRMGIRAMSPGNHEYNLGPDGLANFLNGVRFPVVSANTDVSREPKLAGRIRPYAVVSVGGQRVGIIGLTTPETSILSSPGPNVRFTDPVPATQQAVVELLAKGVKNIVVLSHLGYLQDQELARKVTGVQVIVGGHSHTLLGQTPFPELRPGGAYPTIVKNPENKDVLVVQAWEWAKVVGRLQVTFNAQGELVAHQGQVIPMSANLPEDRFALDAIAAYGLPIAALRAQVVSRAAVALNGERNDVRRRETNLANLIADAMLWKTRQAGATIALQNGGGIRASIPAGNITVGQVNEVLPFGNTLTVLELKGSEILAALENGVSQWEQIAGRFLSGVAGIRYTFDMARPAGSRVTQVQVQTQTGFQPLDPNATYRIVTNSFTASGGDGFTSFRDAKGFRVDTGFSDAEVLIEYLRTQPSWEPRLENRITILNEPRGQRWEGPFYVDSFLRVGV; the protein is encoded by the coding sequence ATGCGCCGTAGAGACGTACTCAAAGCAGGTTTGGTTGGCGGGGCTGCCCTGGCTGGGTTGACCCGGGCCCAGGGCGGCAACTTTACCATGACCATCGTCCACATCAACGATACCCACGCCCGGCTCGAGCCCACCGGCGGCCTGACCCTGGGGGGGCAGCAGAACCAGCGCCTGGGGGGTTTTGCCCGGGTGATCTCGCTATTTGACCGGCTGCGGGGCACCGCCACCAACCCCCTGTTCTTGCATGCGGGGGATGTATTCCAGGGCACGCTTTACTTCAACCAGTACCAGGGCCTGGCCGACCGCTACTTCCTGCACCGCATGGGCATCCGGGCTATGTCTCCTGGTAACCACGAGTACAACCTGGGGCCCGATGGGCTGGCCAACTTTTTGAACGGGGTGCGCTTTCCGGTGGTCTCGGCCAATACCGACGTCTCCAGGGAACCCAAACTGGCCGGGCGCATCAGGCCCTATGCGGTGGTAAGCGTGGGGGGCCAGCGGGTAGGGATTATTGGCCTGACTACCCCCGAGACCTCCATTCTCTCGAGCCCCGGCCCCAACGTGCGTTTTACCGATCCGGTTCCGGCCACCCAGCAGGCTGTAGTGGAGCTGCTGGCCAAAGGCGTGAAGAACATCGTGGTGCTTTCGCACCTGGGCTACCTGCAAGACCAGGAGTTGGCCCGCAAGGTTACGGGTGTACAGGTAATTGTAGGCGGTCACAGCCACACCCTGCTGGGGCAGACCCCCTTCCCCGAGCTGCGCCCGGGCGGGGCTTACCCCACCATCGTGAAGAACCCCGAGAACAAGGATGTGTTGGTGGTACAAGCCTGGGAGTGGGCCAAAGTGGTGGGCCGCTTGCAGGTTACCTTCAATGCCCAGGGCGAACTGGTGGCCCACCAGGGCCAGGTGATTCCAATGAGCGCCAACCTGCCCGAGGATCGCTTCGCGCTGGACGCCATTGCTGCGTATGGCCTGCCCATCGCGGCGCTGCGGGCCCAGGTGGTTTCCAGGGCAGCTGTGGCCCTCAACGGCGAGCGCAACGATGTGCGCCGCCGCGAGACCAACCTGGCCAACCTGATTGCCGATGCGATGCTCTGGAAGACCCGCCAGGCTGGGGCCACCATCGCGCTGCAAAACGGTGGGGGCATCCGGGCCAGCATCCCAGCAGGAAACATTACCGTGGGGCAGGTCAACGAGGTACTGCCCTTTGGCAATACCCTGACGGTGCTCGAGCTCAAGGGCAGCGAGATTTTAGCGGCCCTGGAGAACGGGGTTTCCCAGTGGGAGCAGATTGCAGGCCGCTTCCTGTCCGGTGTGGCCGGTATCCGCTACACCTTCGATATGGCCCGTCCGGCGGGCAGTCGTGTGACCCAGGTTCAAGTCCAGACCCAGACTGGTTTCCAGCCGCTTGACCCGAACGCCACCTACCGAATCGTGACCAACAGCTTCACGGCCTCAGGGGGCGATGGCTTTACCTCCTTCCGCGATGCCAAAGGCTTCCGGGTAGACACCGGCTTCAGCGATGCCGAGGTGTTGATCGAGTACCTGCGAACCCAGCCCTCCTGGGAGCCCCGCCTGGAAAACCGCATCACCATCCTCAACGAACCCAGGGGCCAGCGCTGGGAAGGGCCGTTCTACGTGGATAGCTTCCTCCGAGTGGGGGTGTAA
- a CDS encoding magnesium transporter CorA family protein translates to MIRAKQLSDGGTCGLLEAQVWVDVETPTPEEIALIQKQYPLNPLALADAQEIGHWSRFEEYPRHLFLIFRTLETPKNAHSRTERVSYFYFPETQVLLTYRNEPVEYLEQIWNSFRGGSCLRVWQRLLDQGVQTFFEYTDALTDRVEDLEELALNGDNTPETPRRVFAARREVLRTRRLVSQAREALLHLERLPLLGAEAYLFRDLTDRMGRVYEGLDAARDELSNVLEVHLSAQNNRLNRVVQALTVISVLFLPMTLWAGIYGTNFEAFTEYQWASGRAFFWGGLLFIGGGLALWMKRRGWW, encoded by the coding sequence ATGATTCGGGCCAAGCAACTTTCCGACGGTGGAACCTGTGGCCTGCTGGAAGCCCAGGTCTGGGTGGATGTCGAGACCCCCACCCCAGAGGAAATTGCCCTGATTCAAAAGCAGTATCCCCTCAACCCCCTGGCTCTGGCCGATGCCCAGGAGATTGGCCACTGGAGCCGCTTCGAGGAGTACCCCAGGCACCTCTTCCTAATTTTTCGCACCCTCGAGACCCCCAAAAACGCCCACAGCCGCACCGAGCGGGTCTCATACTTTTATTTTCCCGAAACCCAGGTGCTACTCACCTATCGCAACGAGCCCGTAGAGTACCTCGAGCAAATCTGGAACAGCTTTCGCGGGGGCTCTTGCCTGCGGGTGTGGCAGCGCCTGCTTGATCAGGGCGTCCAAACCTTTTTCGAGTACACCGATGCCCTCACCGACCGGGTCGAAGACCTCGAGGAGCTGGCCCTGAACGGCGACAACACCCCCGAGACCCCCCGCCGGGTTTTTGCCGCCCGGCGCGAGGTGCTGCGCACCCGACGCCTGGTCTCGCAGGCCCGCGAGGCCTTGCTACACCTCGAGCGCCTCCCCTTGCTGGGCGCCGAGGCCTACCTGTTCCGCGATCTTACCGACCGCATGGGCCGGGTCTACGAGGGCTTAGATGCGGCCAGGGACGAACTATCCAACGTACTGGAAGTCCACCTTTCAGCCCAGAACAACCGGCTCAACCGGGTGGTGCAGGCCCTCACGGTCATCTCGGTGCTGTTTTTACCCATGACCCTGTGGGCCGGGATTTACGGCACCAATTTCGAGGCCTTCACCGAGTACCAGTGGGCTAGCGGACGAGCCTTTTTCTGGGGGGGGCTGCTCTTCATTGGGGGAGGGTTGGCCCTCTGGATGAAACGTCGGGGTTGGTGGTAA
- a CDS encoding branched-chain amino acid ABC transporter substrate-binding protein → MRKLAILALGALALGVASAQSNVIKIASVSPLSGPQSGLGTAIQQGAQMAIEDAQARFQQLGFQLQFAPQDDQATPDVGVAVARRIVNDADLLGIVGHLNSGVAIPASEIYKDTNLVMVSPANTNPRVTDRGYLSVNRICGRDDVQGPVGAEYAVKVLKRTRLFVIHDKTPYGQGLAEAFANRAKELGANILSIVGTEEASNFQPLILQMRAQRPDLVYYGGIYDKGGVLVKQMRERGITATFMGGDGLDASDLVKIAGSASKGVLFTTTAGPISTLPKAAAFAQRYKAKFGKDPEAYAVYAFDAANVILNALEAAIKANGGKKPTREQVARAVREVKLDGLTGRIEFDSKGDRKLSDYYIVGMKEAKYPGDVLRVIQFAPPAAKQ, encoded by the coding sequence ATGAGAAAACTCGCAATTCTAGCGCTGGGCGCGTTGGCCCTGGGTGTGGCCTCGGCTCAGTCCAACGTCATCAAGATCGCTTCGGTCTCGCCCCTGTCCGGGCCGCAGTCGGGTCTGGGTACAGCCATCCAGCAGGGCGCCCAGATGGCCATCGAGGATGCCCAAGCCCGCTTCCAGCAGCTTGGCTTCCAGCTTCAGTTTGCCCCTCAAGACGACCAGGCGACCCCCGATGTGGGTGTGGCGGTAGCGCGCCGTATTGTCAACGATGCCGACCTACTGGGCATTGTGGGCCACCTGAACTCGGGCGTAGCCATCCCCGCTTCAGAAATTTACAAGGACACCAACCTGGTCATGGTCTCCCCGGCCAATACCAACCCCCGCGTTACCGACCGCGGCTACTTGAGCGTCAACCGCATCTGCGGGCGAGACGACGTACAGGGGCCAGTAGGAGCCGAGTACGCTGTGAAGGTTCTCAAGCGTACCCGCCTGTTCGTGATCCACGATAAGACCCCCTACGGCCAGGGCCTGGCGGAAGCCTTTGCAAACCGGGCCAAGGAACTGGGGGCCAACATTTTGTCCATTGTTGGCACTGAGGAAGCCTCTAACTTCCAGCCCCTCATTCTCCAGATGCGGGCCCAGCGCCCCGACCTGGTCTACTACGGCGGCATTTACGACAAGGGCGGCGTGCTGGTCAAGCAGATGCGCGAGCGCGGCATCACCGCTACCTTCATGGGCGGCGACGGTCTGGACGCCTCCGACCTGGTCAAGATTGCCGGTAGCGCCTCGAAGGGCGTGCTCTTCACCACCACCGCGGGCCCCATCAGCACCCTTCCCAAGGCTGCCGCCTTTGCCCAGCGCTACAAGGCCAAGTTCGGTAAAGACCCCGAGGCCTACGCCGTGTATGCCTTCGATGCTGCCAACGTGATCCTGAATGCCCTCGAGGCCGCTATCAAGGCCAACGGTGGTAAAAAGCCCACCCGCGAGCAGGTAGCCCGCGCCGTGCGCGAGGTTAAGCTCGACGGCCTTACCGGTCGTATCGAGTTTGACAGCAAGGGTGACCGTAAGCTCTCCGACTACTACATCGTGGGCATGAAGGAAGCCAAGTACCCCGGTGACGTGCTGCGGGTCATTCAGTTTGCCCCCCCGGCTGCCAAGCAATAA
- a CDS encoding helix-turn-helix domain-containing protein: protein MQTSILDTLTFDPGEIILYPGVPSPKDQLYRVREGLVRLQSVDEEGNALTLRFVRPGEYFGEEVISGAERTYFAEAVTETKVDALAPAQLSAQEMASLVQGLVKALAQTYQTIQRISGQRLKNRIAATLLDLSRTPVAYTEKNGRVGVKATHDEIASAVGSVRETVTKVIGELTREGYIRSGYGKLVLENPGGLERLSKEAA from the coding sequence ATGCAAACCAGCATCCTAGACACCCTAACCTTCGATCCTGGCGAGATCATTCTCTATCCCGGAGTGCCCAGCCCCAAGGATCAGCTCTACCGGGTTCGGGAGGGTCTGGTAAGGCTCCAGAGCGTAGACGAAGAAGGCAATGCCCTGACCCTACGTTTTGTGCGTCCTGGTGAGTATTTTGGCGAAGAGGTTATTTCCGGTGCCGAGCGTACCTACTTTGCCGAGGCCGTCACCGAAACCAAGGTGGATGCCCTGGCCCCGGCCCAGCTATCCGCCCAGGAAATGGCCAGCCTGGTGCAAGGCCTGGTCAAAGCCCTGGCCCAGACCTACCAGACCATCCAGCGCATTTCCGGACAGCGCCTCAAAAACCGTATTGCCGCGACCTTGCTCGACCTTTCCCGCACCCCCGTGGCCTACACAGAGAAGAACGGGCGGGTGGGGGTCAAGGCCACCCACGACGAGATCGCCTCGGCAGTGGGCTCGGTTCGCGAGACCGTCACCAAGGTGATCGGCGAACTCACCCGCGAGGGTTACATCCGCTCCGGCTACGGCAAGCTGGTGCTGGAAAACCCTGGTGGCCTGGAACGCCTCTCCAAGGAAGCCGCGTAA
- a CDS encoding sorbosone dehydrogenase family protein, with protein sequence MRAMVFFVLLVLSLASAQTINLVPVANNLSRPLFLTYSPDGTGRLFIVEQGGTIRILQEGRLLAEPFLDVSSLVSCCGERGLLGLAFHPNFRQNNLFFVNYTNRQGSTVVARYRANGNRADAASAQILLTIEQPYANHNGGMIAFGPDNMLYIGMGDGGAGGDPINAGQRLDTLLGKILRIDVNRSEGNRAYAIPTDNPTLAGRKSEIWSYGWRNPWRFSFDRQTGDMWIADVGQNAVEEVHFQPASSKGGENYGWRIMEGDRCFNPPQNCNREGLVMPVLTYTHDQGRSITGGYRYRGSAMPAFRGAYFYADYVSGRIWIATPQGDRWQSREVLRTDLNISSFGEDAAGELYVIDHRGTVYRLAQQ encoded by the coding sequence ATGCGAGCAATGGTCTTTTTTGTCCTCTTGGTACTCAGTCTGGCGTCCGCCCAAACCATCAACCTGGTTCCAGTAGCCAATAACCTCAGTCGCCCGTTGTTTCTGACCTATTCGCCCGACGGCACCGGACGGCTATTCATCGTGGAGCAAGGCGGCACCATCCGCATTCTGCAAGAAGGGCGGCTACTGGCCGAGCCTTTCCTGGACGTAAGCAGTCTGGTTTCCTGCTGCGGTGAACGGGGTTTGTTGGGGCTGGCGTTCCACCCCAACTTTCGCCAGAACAACCTGTTCTTCGTCAACTACACCAACCGCCAGGGTAGTACCGTAGTGGCCCGCTACCGCGCAAACGGCAACCGCGCCGATGCAGCCTCCGCTCAGATCCTCTTGACCATCGAGCAGCCCTACGCCAACCACAACGGGGGCATGATCGCCTTCGGCCCGGATAACATGCTCTACATCGGCATGGGCGACGGCGGCGCAGGGGGCGACCCCATCAATGCCGGCCAGCGGCTCGACACCTTGCTGGGCAAAATTTTGCGAATAGACGTCAACCGCAGCGAAGGCAACCGGGCCTATGCCATTCCCACCGACAACCCCACCCTGGCCGGACGCAAGAGCGAAATCTGGTCGTATGGCTGGCGCAACCCCTGGCGCTTCAGCTTCGACCGCCAGACCGGCGATATGTGGATTGCCGATGTGGGCCAGAATGCCGTCGAAGAAGTGCATTTCCAGCCTGCCAGCAGCAAGGGGGGCGAGAACTACGGCTGGCGCATCATGGAAGGCGACCGCTGCTTCAACCCCCCACAAAACTGCAACCGCGAGGGGCTGGTTATGCCGGTGTTAACCTACACCCACGACCAGGGTCGCTCCATCACCGGGGGCTACCGTTACCGGGGCAGCGCTATGCCGGCCTTTCGCGGGGCCTACTTTTACGCCGACTACGTGAGTGGCCGCATCTGGATCGCTACCCCGCAGGGTGACCGCTGGCAGAGCCGGGAAGTTCTCAGAACCGACCTGAACATTAGCTCCTTTGGCGAAGATGCCGCTGGCGAGCTGTATGTGATTGACCACCGGGGCACTGTCTACCGGTTAGCCCAGCAGTAA
- a CDS encoding sorbosone dehydrogenase family protein — protein MRPISIVALLALSLVSCQPNDPPSGPINFRVEEVKSGLGGVPWSLNFAPDGRLLFTNRDLTQIRVSALNVSTGAITHYNGTSAVRDDGEGGILGMELDPNFASNNRVYICYSISSGGSRNRLSRFEISGSALSNELILLDNMRGASTHNGCRVVWGPDGKLYFSMGDAQDQPAAQDVSALAGKIFRINPDGSIPSDNPFPSSPVWTLGHRNPQGLAFQPGTGLLWSTEHGPDVKDELNVINKGKNYGWPNCLGTDPCPSLNNYQPAIKHYTATNTIAPSDMMFYTGNVFTAWRNNLFFVTLKTGRLYRLVLNGESVVQEEILIDTNSGPNPGFGRLRDIVTGPDGLIYISTDNGKILRLKPNL, from the coding sequence ATGAGACCAATTTCAATTGTTGCATTGTTAGCCCTCAGCCTGGTCAGTTGTCAACCCAACGATCCCCCTTCGGGTCCCATCAACTTTCGGGTAGAAGAAGTTAAGAGTGGTCTGGGCGGTGTGCCCTGGAGCCTTAACTTCGCCCCCGACGGTCGGCTGCTCTTTACCAATCGGGATTTGACCCAGATTCGTGTGAGCGCCCTGAACGTGAGTACCGGCGCCATAACCCACTACAACGGCACCTCGGCAGTACGAGACGATGGCGAAGGCGGCATTCTGGGTATGGAACTCGACCCCAACTTCGCCAGTAACAACCGGGTCTACATTTGCTACTCCATTTCCAGTGGCGGCTCGCGCAACCGGCTTTCGCGCTTCGAGATTTCCGGCAGTGCTTTGAGCAATGAATTGATCTTGCTGGACAACATGCGTGGCGCATCTACCCATAACGGCTGCCGGGTGGTATGGGGGCCCGATGGCAAGCTCTACTTTTCGATGGGGGATGCCCAAGACCAGCCAGCCGCGCAAGATGTATCTGCGCTGGCTGGCAAAATTTTCCGCATCAATCCCGATGGCTCGATTCCCAGCGATAACCCGTTCCCCAGTAGTCCTGTCTGGACGTTGGGCCATCGCAACCCCCAGGGGCTGGCCTTCCAGCCAGGCACCGGCCTCCTGTGGTCTACCGAGCATGGGCCCGATGTAAAGGACGAGCTCAATGTCATCAATAAGGGCAAGAACTACGGCTGGCCCAACTGCTTGGGGACCGACCCCTGCCCCAGCTTGAACAACTACCAGCCGGCCATCAAGCACTACACGGCCACCAACACCATCGCACCCAGCGACATGATGTTCTACACAGGCAACGTCTTTACCGCCTGGCGCAACAACCTTTTCTTTGTCACGCTTAAAACCGGGCGGCTATACCGGCTGGTTTTGAACGGGGAGTCGGTCGTGCAGGAGGAGATCCTGATTGATACCAACAGCGGCCCCAATCCTGGTTTTGGCCGCTTGCGCGATATCGTCACTGGGCCAGATGGTTTGATATATATCTCCACCGACAACGGAAAGATTCTGCGCTTGAAACCAAACTTGTAG
- a CDS encoding delta(1)-pyrroline-2-carboxylate reductase family protein, protein MRILSAEETAALLPYPVLAESIARVLADHARGQITAPERLVVPLAGGATLLLMPAADPTITATKLVTVHPQQHPSVRAEVWVMRTDTGERLALLEGSVVTARRTAAVSLLAAQALAPNPSGPLLILGAGTQGKSHLEAFQEGLGTDKVYVYSRSFEHAEALASYARQRRMLAQAISALEPALHEASLIVCATSSQTPLLFKVPPGAFIAAVGAYRPDMAEVAPQVVRQARIYVDTLKGARSEAGDLLQAQVDWNQVKPLEIALQQPKPTDGPVLFKSVGHALWDLAAARLAVHKLGMQ, encoded by the coding sequence GTGCGAATTCTTTCAGCGGAGGAAACCGCTGCTCTTCTTCCGTACCCCGTGCTGGCCGAATCGATTGCGCGGGTGCTGGCTGACCACGCCAGGGGTCAGATAACCGCTCCCGAGCGCCTGGTGGTGCCGCTCGCAGGCGGTGCAACCCTGTTGCTAATGCCCGCTGCCGACCCCACCATCACCGCGACCAAGCTGGTGACGGTACACCCCCAGCAGCACCCCAGCGTGCGGGCCGAGGTCTGGGTGATGCGCACCGACACCGGCGAGCGGTTGGCCTTGCTGGAGGGTTCAGTGGTGACGGCCCGCCGCACGGCTGCGGTATCCCTCCTGGCAGCCCAGGCCCTGGCCCCCAACCCCTCGGGACCGCTCCTCATCCTGGGGGCGGGAACCCAGGGCAAAAGCCACCTGGAAGCCTTCCAGGAGGGCTTGGGAACGGACAAGGTGTATGTGTATTCGCGTAGCTTTGAACACGCCGAAGCGCTGGCCTCCTATGCCCGCCAGCGCCGAATGCTGGCCCAGGCTATTTCTGCCCTCGAGCCTGCCCTGCATGAAGCCAGCCTGATTGTCTGTGCCACCAGCAGCCAGACGCCGCTGTTGTTCAAGGTTCCTCCCGGTGCCTTTATCGCAGCGGTGGGCGCTTATCGGCCCGATATGGCCGAGGTGGCCCCGCAAGTGGTTCGACAGGCCCGGATCTATGTGGATACCCTCAAGGGTGCCCGCTCTGAAGCGGGCGATCTGCTACAAGCCCAGGTGGACTGGAACCAGGTGAAGCCTCTGGAAATCGCCCTGCAGCAGCCCAAGCCCACCGATGGCCCGGTGCTTTTCAAGAGCGTGGGCCACGCCCTATGGGATCTGGCAGCGGCCCGTCTGGCGGTACATAAGCTGGGCATGCAGTAA
- the cutA gene encoding divalent-cation tolerance protein CutA: MYLTVFCTVPDLDSGQRIAQALVHEGLAACVNLLPGTTSVYRWQGEVRENHELLLIIKTRQARYQTLEARIKELHPYEVPEIIAHKIEAGLPSYLEWIEQST; this comes from the coding sequence ATGTACCTGACGGTTTTCTGCACCGTGCCCGACCTGGACAGCGGTCAAAGAATAGCGCAAGCCCTGGTGCATGAAGGGCTGGCTGCCTGCGTAAACCTGCTACCGGGCACCACCTCGGTCTATCGCTGGCAGGGCGAGGTGCGGGAGAACCACGAGCTTTTGCTCATCATCAAAACCCGTCAAGCCCGCTACCAAACCCTGGAAGCCCGCATCAAAGAGCTCCACCCTTACGAAGTACCCGAGATTATCGCCCACAAAATTGAGGCAGGCCTGCCAAGCTACCTCGAGTGGATCGAGCAAAGCACCTAG
- a CDS encoding glutamine synthetase family protein, with translation MARTKQDILQELKAHQVRFLRLQFTDILGINKVVELPVNQFEKALDGEIMFDGSSIEGFGRTEVEESDMLLKPDYNTFIIYPKELEPTTKGAVARLICDIAYPDGKPFEGDPRQVLKRQIERTQKKGFENLYVGSEVEFFLFNRSPEGSPTTHTYDRAGYFDLAPTDKGEEARRDMVDVLVRLGLPLEAAHHEGAPGQHEIDLKYTNALQAADHLTTLKFVVKRVAINHGLHATFMPKPIAGINGSGLHFHLSLFKNGENAFYEPKGRLEVWPHQLSKTALQFIAGLFEHAEGMAAITNPLVNSYKRLTPGYEAPTSVAWSVSHRSAMIRVPKRRGAGTRAEFRFPDPSCNPYLALAVILAAGLEGLESNLTPPPPIERDVYELSVRDRRKYRVSEMPGTLREALEALQKDRVVRNALGEQVYKDFLNAKRVEWDSYRIAVHQWELNQYLAEY, from the coding sequence ATGGCACGAACCAAGCAGGACATTTTGCAAGAGCTAAAAGCCCATCAGGTACGCTTTTTGCGATTGCAGTTCACCGATATTCTGGGCATCAACAAGGTAGTAGAACTGCCCGTCAACCAGTTCGAAAAAGCGCTGGACGGCGAAATTATGTTCGATGGCTCCTCTATCGAGGGCTTTGGTCGCACCGAGGTCGAAGAGTCGGACATGCTGCTGAAGCCGGATTACAACACCTTTATCATCTACCCAAAGGAGCTCGAGCCCACCACCAAAGGCGCTGTTGCCCGCCTCATTTGCGATATTGCCTACCCCGATGGCAAGCCCTTTGAGGGCGACCCCCGGCAGGTGCTCAAGCGACAAATCGAGCGAACCCAGAAAAAAGGTTTCGAGAACCTTTACGTGGGCAGCGAGGTGGAGTTCTTCCTATTCAACCGCAGTCCTGAAGGCAGCCCCACCACCCACACCTACGACCGGGCGGGCTACTTCGATCTGGCTCCCACCGATAAGGGTGAAGAAGCCCGGCGGGATATGGTGGATGTGTTGGTTCGGTTGGGTTTGCCCCTCGAGGCCGCCCATCACGAAGGGGCCCCCGGTCAGCACGAAATTGATCTGAAATACACCAATGCCCTTCAGGCAGCCGATCACCTGACCACGCTCAAGTTTGTGGTCAAGCGTGTGGCCATCAACCACGGCCTGCACGCCACCTTCATGCCCAAGCCCATTGCTGGTATCAACGGCTCGGGCCTGCACTTTCACCTCTCGCTCTTCAAAAACGGCGAAAATGCCTTTTATGAGCCTAAAGGAAGGCTCGAGGTCTGGCCGCATCAACTCTCTAAAACGGCCTTGCAGTTTATTGCCGGCCTGTTTGAACACGCAGAGGGTATGGCCGCCATCACCAACCCGTTGGTCAACTCCTATAAACGCCTGACCCCAGGCTACGAAGCCCCCACCAGTGTGGCCTGGTCGGTCTCGCACCGCAGCGCCATGATTCGGGTGCCCAAGCGTCGTGGTGCGGGAACCCGGGCAGAGTTTCGTTTCCCCGACCCTTCCTGCAACCCCTACCTGGCCCTGGCGGTGATTCTGGCCGCCGGGCTCGAGGGCCTCGAGAGCAACCTGACCCCCCCACCCCCCATCGAACGTGACGTATATGAGCTTTCGGTACGTGACAGGCGCAAGTACCGTGTTAGCGAGATGCCCGGAACCTTGCGCGAGGCCCTGGAAGCCTTACAAAAAGACCGGGTCGTACGCAATGCCCTAGGAGAGCAGGTCTACAAGGATTTCCTGAACGCCAAGCGGGTCGAATGGGACTCATACCGCATTGCCGTTCACCAGTGGGAACTCAATCAGTATCTGGCCGAATACTGA
- a CDS encoding branched-chain amino acid ABC transporter permease: MTVADLFAILPQTFLEGLLLGFVYAMVALGYTMVYGVLGLINFAHSEVFMIGAVIGLEVFRFWGNPEAPVISNPFLLLLVALVFAAIGSGIMAVLVERFAYRPLRKRGSKSILVPMITAIGVSFLLQDLTRIYAALRHNEFNMQYRTFDALNTVLELPLQTTIQVKGIIVIVVSILMLIGLTYLVNRTKLGKAIRAVSQDMQTAALMGINPDTIISRTFLVGGSLGGVAGVLFGLLYTNVTPYSGVLPGLKAFTSAVLGGIGNIPGAMVGGLILGQLETLSGTYLPFLTNGNFGTEYKDVFAFLTLVLLLLFRPQGIFGQNVSEKV, encoded by the coding sequence TTGACGGTTGCCGATCTGTTTGCCATCCTGCCGCAAACTTTCCTCGAGGGGCTATTGCTGGGCTTTGTGTATGCCATGGTAGCCCTGGGCTACACCATGGTCTACGGGGTATTGGGGCTGATTAACTTTGCACACTCCGAGGTGTTCATGATCGGGGCGGTGATTGGCCTCGAGGTTTTCCGCTTCTGGGGCAACCCCGAAGCCCCAGTAATTTCCAATCCCTTCTTGCTATTGCTGGTTGCCCTGGTTTTTGCTGCGATAGGCTCGGGCATCATGGCCGTGCTTGTGGAGCGTTTTGCCTACCGTCCGCTGCGCAAGCGCGGTAGCAAGAGCATTTTGGTACCCATGATTACCGCCATCGGGGTCTCCTTCTTGTTGCAAGACCTGACCCGAATCTATGCAGCGCTCAGGCACAACGAGTTCAACATGCAGTACCGCACTTTCGATGCTCTCAACACTGTGCTCGAGCTACCCCTACAAACCACCATTCAAGTCAAGGGCATTATCGTCATTGTGGTCTCGATTCTGATGCTGATCGGGCTCACCTACCTGGTCAACCGCACCAAGCTTGGCAAGGCCATCCGGGCCGTCTCCCAGGATATGCAGACGGCTGCGCTCATGGGTATTAACCCCGACACCATCATTTCGCGCACTTTTTTGGTCGGGGGTTCTCTGGGCGGGGTGGCCGGGGTCTTGTTTGGCCTGCTCTACACCAATGTAACCCCCTATTCCGGGGTGTTGCCCGGGCTCAAAGCCTTTACTTCAGCAGTTCTGGGCGGCATTGGCAACATACCCGGGGCCATGGTCGGGGGTCTGATTCTGGGGCAGCTCGAGACCCTCTCGGGCACCTACCTGCCCTTCCTCACCAACGGCAATTTCGGTACCGAGTACAAAGATGTGTTCGCCTTCCTGACCCTGGTTTTGCTCTTGCTTTTTAGACCCCAGGGCATCTTTGGCCAGAATGTGAGCGAAAAGGTATGA